From a region of the Danio aesculapii chromosome 4, fDanAes4.1, whole genome shotgun sequence genome:
- the LOC130222835 gene encoding tripartite motif-containing protein 16-like, whose amino-acid sequence MSRNSSQHLHNTKRCVIVQLCDVDYCCVCRLSGCMVTEEGCGFLSSALTSNPSHLRELDLSYNHPGDSGVKLLSEQLEDPNYTLDKLNLDHGGDARITAGLRKYVCFLTLDPNTAHTQLILSEKKREVKRVRENQLYPDHPDRFDGVYQVLCRESVCGRCYWEIAWSEDDAVCISVSYKSIRRKGGGDECWFGSNAQSWSLFCSPFRFIFWHNNTQTRLPVTPFSSRIGVFVDHSAGTLIFYNIYRDTMSLIHSVQTTFTEPLWPGFVVYPGSLVKLS is encoded by the exons atgagcagaaacagcagtcagcatcttcacaacacaaagagatgtgtgattgtccaactgtgtgatgtggactattgctgtgtttgtagattgtctggctgtatggtgacagaggaaggctgtggttttctgtcttcagctctgacttcaaacccctcacacctgagagagctggatctgagctacaatcatccaggagattcaggagtcaagctgctctctgaacaactggaggatccaaactacacactggacaaactcaa tctggatcatggaggagacgcgaggattacagcaggactacgcaaat atgtctgtttcctcacactggatccaaacacagcacacactcaacTCATTCTGTCTGAGAAGAAAAGAGAGGTGAAGCGTGTGAGAGAGAATCAGttgtatcctgatcatccagacagatttgatggtGTGTATCaagtgttgtgcagagagagtgtgtgtggacgctgttactgggagattgCCTGGAGTGAAGATGATGCtgtgtgtatatcagtgtcatataagagcatcaggaggaagggagGAGGTGATGAGTGCTGGTTTGGAtctaatgctcagtcctggagtttgttcTGCTCTCCCTTCAGATTCATATTCTGGCACAATAACACACAGACTCGTCTCCCAGTAACTCCGTTCAGCagtagaataggagtgtttgtggatcacagtgcaggaactctgatcttctacaacatctatagagacacaatgagcctcatccactcagtccagaccacattcactgagccgctctggcctgggtttGTAGTTTATCCTGGATCATTGGTGAAACTGAGCTGA
- the LOC130222830 gene encoding NLR family CARD domain-containing protein 3-like — protein sequence MAEERVKDSLSEKHSVRSGSCVSLKSDQSKGNPPEFREKTPSSAISVRSASCVSSSVSLKSDRSKEWNLPDLREKTPSSAKSVEYELPDAGGETHRRHKSFTDNLQRIFQNLESKMIRFLKNELEKFKKILQEENSQEFVKDFNENRSRITETALDLTLFFLREMKQDQAADTLVGELFFINQLKCSLKKKYQSVFEGIARQGDSTLLNNIYTDLYITQGASEQVNTEHEIRQIEAASRCHQSLEIQVECKHLFEAAKQEEQIRTVLTKGVAGIGKSVSVQKFVLDWTEGRENQDISFIFPLPFREMNLKEKERQSLKDLITQFFPETKGLDLTRSTRFKVLFILDGLDECRLPLNFAGNETCRDVSSAVSLDVLLTNLIKGNLLPSALIWITSRPAAASKIPADCIDRLTEIRGFNDAQKEEYFRKRLTDQNQAREIIDHIKQSKSLFIMCHIPVFCWISATVLQNILKENRNTELKHRANAETLQESPKTLTQMYTHFLRFQIQQSRRKYDGENTPDVSWDPNLILSLGKLAFQQLKRNNVIFYESDLKDCGIDVYKASVYSGMCTQIFKEETGIILGTMYCFLHLSIQEFIAALYLHLFLDSNKKRAEKSRNVSMIVLLMTAVDKALKSENGHLDLYLRFLLGLSLQSNRQLLQGLLTQQDDRDQSKDKIIAYIKQKLEGNLSPERSINLFYCLNELNDQTLLKEIQSHLSRGSLSSADLSPAQWSALVFVLLTSEEELEEFELQKFQRSDECLIRLSAVIKSSKRALLQGCKLTVRSCKNLSSALQSSNCVLRELDLSNNDLQDSGVKLLSDGLKSQHCKLETLRLQGCNLTVQCCESLSSALQSSNCVLRELDLSNNDLQDSGVKLLSDGLKSQHCKLETLRLSGCMVTEEGCGFLSSALTSNPSHLRELDLSYNHPGDSGVKLLSEQLEDPNYTLDKLKYVEHHWPCAFPLNGFKKTLESSFLIFSFL from the exons ATGGCAGAGGAGCGAGTAAAGGACTCTctctcagagaaacacag tgtgagatcaggatcatgtgtgtctctgaagagtgaccAGTCTAAAGGCAATCCACCAGAGTTCAGAGAGAAAACCCCATCATCTGCCATCAG TGTGAGATCAGCATcatgtgtgtccagctctgtgtctctgaagagtgaccGGTCTAAAGAGTGGAATCTACCAGACCTCAGAGAGAAAACGCCATCATCTGCTAAAAG TGTTGAATATGAGTTACCAGATGCAGGAGGCGAGACTCACAGGAGACACAAGAGCTTCACAGACAATCTCCAGAGGATCTTTCAG AATCTTGAGAGTAAAATGATCAGATTTCTGAAGAATGAACTGGAGAAGTTTAAGAAAATCTTACAAGAAGAAAACAGTCAAGAGTTTGTAAAGGACTTTAATGAGAACAGAAGCAGAATCACAGAAACAGCTCTTGATCTCACACTCTTCTTCCTGAGAGAGATGAAGCAAGATCAAGCTGCTGATACTCTTGTGG GCGAGCTGTTCTTCATCAATCAGCTTAAATGTAGCCTGAAGAAGAAATATCAAAGTGTGTTTGAAGGAATTGCTCGGCAAGGAGACTCCAcacttctgaataacatctacacagatctctatatcactcagggtgcgagtgaacaggtcaacactgaacatgagatcagacagattgaagctgcttccagatgtcatcagtcactagagatacaggttgaatgcaaacatttgtttgaagcaGCTAAGCAAGAGGAGCAGATCAGAACTGTCCTGACAAAAGGTGTTGCTGGCATTGGGAAATCCgtctctgtgcaaaagtttgttctggattggACTGAAGGAAGagaaaatcaagacatcagcttcatatttcctcttccattcagagagatgaacttaaaggagaaagaaagacaaagtttaaaagacctcataactcagtttttcccagagactaaaggactggaccttacaagaagcacacgattcaaagtcctgttcatccttgatggattggatgaatgtcgtcttcctctgaattttgctggtaatgagacgtgtcgtgatgtatcttcagcagtctctctggatgttctcctgacgaacctcatcaagggaaatctgcttccttctgctctaatctggatcaccagcagaccagcagcagccagtaagattcctgctgactgtatcgaccggctgacagagatacgaggattcaatgatgcccaaaaggaggagtacttcagaaagagactcacagatcagaatcaggccagagaaatcattgatcacattaaacagtcaaagagtctctttattatgtgccacatcccagtcttctgctggatttcagccactgttctccagaacattttgaaggagaacagaaatactgaactgaaacacagggctaatgctgaaacactgcaggaatctcccaagactctgacacagatgtacacacactttctccgctttcagatccagcagagcagaagaaagtatgatggagaaaacacaccagatgtCTCCTGGGATCCAAACCTCATCCTTTCACTGGGGAAACTGGCCTTCCAGCAGCTGAAAAGAAACAACGTGATCTTCTATGAGAGCGATCtgaaagactgtggcattgacgtctATAAGGCATCGGTGTACTCAGGCATGTGTACCCAGATCTTTAAAGAGGAGACGGGAATCATTCTTGGTACCATGTACTGCTTTCTTCACTTGAGCATTCAAGAGTTCATTGCAGCCCTTTATCTACATCTGTTTCTAGACAGCAACAAGAAACGAGCAGAAAAAAGCAGAAATGTGTCCATGATTGTTTTGCTGATGACTGCAGTGGACAAGGCTCTGAAAAGTGAGAATGGACATCTGGACCTTTACCTTCGCTTCCTTCTCGGTCTTTCACTCCAGTCCAATCGACAACTCTTACAAGGCCTGTTGACACAGCAGGATGACAGAGACCAGAGCAAGGACAAAATAATTGCATACATCAAGCAGAAACTTGAAGGAAATCTGtctccagagagatccatcaatctgttctactgtctgaatgaactgaacgatcaaactctgctgaaagagattcagtctcacctcagtagaggaagtctgtcatctgctgacctttcacctgctcagtggtctgctctggtctttgtgttgttgacctcagaggaggagctggaggaatttgagcttcagaaattccagagatcagacgagtgtctcatcagactatcaGCAGTCATCAAATCCTCAAAAAGAGCTCT gctacagggcTGTAAACTCACTGTTCGGTCCTGTAAGaatttgtcttcagctctacaatcctcaaactgtgtcctgagagagctggacctgagtaacaatgacctgcaggattcaggagtgaagcttctctctgatggactgaagagtcaacactgtaaactggagacactgag gctacagggctgtaatctcactgttcagtgctgtgagagtttgtcttcagctctacaatcctcaaactgtgtcctgagagagctggacctgagtaacaatgacctgcaggattcaggagtaaagcttctctctgatggactgaagagtcaacactgtaaactggagacactgag attgtctggctgtatggtgacagaggaaggctgtggttttctgtcttcagctctgacttcaaacccctcacacctgagagagctggatctgagctacaatcatccaggagattcaggagtcaagctgctctctgaacaactggaggatccaaactacacactggacaaactcaagtatgtggagcatcactggccttgtgcttttccactgaatggctttaaaaagacactagaaagctcttttctgatcttcagttttctgtga
- the LOC130222837 gene encoding tripartite motif-containing protein 16-like, translating into MCVFLCSDVCFLTLDPNTAQTELILSEENREVKCVLEDQPYPDHPDRFDGVYQVLCRESVCGRCYWETDCSGDDAVCISVSYKSIKRKGGVESCFGYNSQSWSLFCSSSSFSFRHNHTHTDLPVVPLSRRIGVFVDHSAGTLIFYNIYRDTMSLIHSVQTTFTEPLWPGFGLYYPGSSVKLS; encoded by the coding sequence atgtgtgtgttcttgtgttcagatgtctgtttcctcacactggatccaaacacagcacagactgaactcattctgtctgaggagaacagagaggtgaagtgtgtgttagaggatcagccgtatcctgatcatccagacagatttgatggtgtttatcaggtgttgtgcagagagagtgtgtgtggacgctgttactgggagactgaCTGCAGTGGAGATGATGCtgtgtgtatatcagtgtcatataagagcatcaagAGGAAGGGAGGTGTTGAGTCTTGTTTTGGATATAAttctcagtcctggagtttgttctgctcttcctccagtttctcattcagacacaatcacacacacactgatctcccaGTTGTTCcgctcagcaggagaataggagtgtttgtggatcacagtgcaggaactctaatcttctacaacatctatagagacacaatgagcctcatccactcagtccagaccacattcactgagccgctctggcctgggtttgggctttattatcctggatcatcagtgaaactgagctga